In one window of Thalassococcus arenae DNA:
- the uvrA gene encoding excinuclease ABC subunit UvrA, which yields MPDLKQIEVRGAREHNLKNIDVDIPRDQLVVITGLSGSGKSSLAFDTIYAEGQRRYVESLSAYARQFLDMMEKPDVDHIAGLSPAISIEQKTTSKNPRSTVGTVTEIYDYLRLLFARVGTPYSPATGQPIEAQQVQDMVDRVMAMEEGTRAYLLAPIVRDRKGEYRKEFLELRKQGFQRVKVNGTFHDLDEPPVLDKKFRHDIDVVVDRIVVREGMETRLADSFRTALDLADGIAILETAPAAGDDGSAPEPERITFSENFACPVSGFTIPEIEPRLFSFNAPFGACPDCDGLGVELFFDERLVVPDVTLKISDGALAPWRKGKSPYFLQTIEAIAKHYEFDKNARWKDLPAHVQQVFLYGSGDDEIPFRYDEGGRVYQVTRSFEGVIPNMERRYRETDSSWIREEFERYQNNRPCGSCGGYRLRQEALAVKIGPARGKAEDRLHVGQVVQMSIREAYAWTKTVPDNLSAQRNEIARAILKEIRERLGFLNNVGLEYLTLSRNAGTLSGGESQRIRLASQIGSGLTGVLYVLDEPSIGLHQRDNSRLLDTLKNLRDQGNTVLVVEHDEEAIREADYVFDIGPGAGVHGGQIVAQGTPDQVAADPASLTGQYLSGTREIPVPAERRKGNGKTVTVVKATGNNLREVTADFPLGKFVCVTGVSGGGKSTLTIETLFKTASMALNGARQTPAPCETIKGLQYLDKVIDIDQRPIGRTPRSNPATYTGAFTPIRDWFAGLPEAKARGYKPGRFSFNVKGGRCEACQGDGVIKIEMHFLPDVYVTCETCKGKRYNRETLEIRFKGKSIADVLDMTVEDAQDFFKAVPSIREKMDALMQVGLGYIKVGQQATTLSGGEAQRVKLSKELAKRSTGRTLYILDEPTTGLHFEDVRKLLEVLHELVEQGNTVVVIEHNLDVIKTADWIIDIGPEGGDGGGEIVATGTPEDVAEVERSHTGRYLGPMLKARKVAAE from the coding sequence ATGCCGGACCTGAAACAGATCGAGGTGCGCGGCGCGCGCGAACACAACCTCAAGAACATCGACGTGGATATTCCGCGCGACCAGTTGGTGGTGATCACCGGCTTGTCGGGATCGGGCAAGTCGTCGCTGGCCTTCGACACCATCTATGCCGAAGGCCAGCGCCGCTATGTCGAGTCGCTGTCGGCCTACGCGCGGCAGTTCCTGGACATGATGGAAAAGCCCGATGTCGATCATATCGCCGGCCTTAGCCCCGCGATTTCCATCGAACAGAAGACCACGTCCAAGAACCCCCGGTCGACCGTCGGCACCGTGACCGAAATCTACGATTACCTGCGGCTGCTCTTCGCGCGCGTCGGCACGCCCTATTCGCCGGCCACCGGTCAGCCGATCGAGGCACAACAGGTGCAGGACATGGTCGATCGCGTGATGGCGATGGAGGAGGGCACGCGCGCCTACCTGCTGGCGCCCATCGTGCGCGACCGCAAGGGCGAGTACCGCAAGGAATTCCTCGAACTGCGCAAGCAGGGTTTCCAGCGGGTCAAGGTCAACGGCACGTTCCACGATCTGGACGAGCCCCCGGTTCTGGACAAGAAATTCCGCCACGACATCGACGTGGTGGTCGACCGCATCGTCGTGCGCGAGGGGATGGAGACGCGTCTGGCCGACAGTTTCCGCACCGCGCTGGACCTGGCGGACGGAATCGCCATCCTGGAGACCGCCCCGGCTGCGGGTGACGACGGCTCGGCACCCGAGCCCGAGCGCATCACGTTCAGCGAAAACTTTGCCTGTCCGGTCAGCGGCTTCACCATCCCGGAAATCGAACCGCGGCTGTTTTCCTTCAACGCACCCTTCGGTGCCTGCCCGGATTGCGACGGTCTGGGGGTCGAGCTGTTTTTTGACGAACGGCTGGTGGTGCCGGACGTAACGCTCAAGATCAGCGATGGCGCACTGGCGCCCTGGCGCAAGGGCAAGAGCCCGTATTTCCTGCAGACGATCGAGGCCATCGCCAAGCATTACGAGTTCGACAAGAACGCCCGCTGGAAGGACCTGCCGGCGCATGTGCAGCAGGTATTCCTTTACGGTTCGGGCGATGACGAGATCCCCTTCCGTTATGACGAGGGCGGGCGCGTCTACCAGGTCACGCGCAGCTTCGAAGGCGTTATTCCCAACATGGAACGTCGCTATCGCGAGACCGACAGTTCCTGGATCCGCGAGGAATTCGAACGCTACCAGAACAATCGCCCCTGCGGCAGCTGCGGCGGTTACCGGCTGCGGCAAGAGGCCCTGGCGGTCAAGATCGGCCCGGCCAGGGGCAAAGCCGAGGACCGGCTGCATGTCGGCCAGGTCGTTCAGATGTCGATCCGCGAGGCCTATGCCTGGACCAAGACCGTGCCGGACAACCTAAGCGCTCAGCGCAACGAGATCGCCCGGGCGATCCTGAAGGAAATCCGCGAACGGCTGGGTTTCCTGAACAATGTCGGGCTGGAATACCTGACGCTGTCGCGCAATGCCGGCACGCTGTCGGGCGGTGAAAGCCAGCGCATCCGGCTGGCCAGCCAGATCGGATCGGGTTTGACCGGGGTGCTCTACGTGCTGGACGAGCCCAGCATCGGCCTGCACCAGCGCGACAATTCCCGTCTGCTGGATACGCTCAAGAACCTGCGCGATCAGGGCAACACCGTGCTGGTGGTCGAACATGACGAGGAAGCGATCCGCGAGGCCGATTACGTCTTCGATATCGGCCCGGGCGCCGGGGTCCATGGTGGCCAGATCGTGGCCCAGGGCACGCCAGACCAGGTGGCCGCGGACCCCGCCAGTCTGACCGGGCAATACCTGTCCGGCACGCGCGAGATCCCCGTTCCGGCCGAGCGGCGCAAGGGCAACGGCAAGACGGTGACCGTGGTCAAGGCCACCGGCAACAACCTGCGCGAGGTGACCGCCGATTTCCCGTTGGGCAAGTTCGTCTGCGTGACCGGCGTTTCGGGCGGCGGCAAGTCGACCCTGACCATCGAGACGTTGTTCAAGACCGCCTCGATGGCGCTGAACGGCGCGCGTCAGACGCCCGCACCCTGCGAGACGATCAAGGGGCTGCAATATCTCGACAAGGTGATCGACATCGATCAGCGGCCGATTGGCAGAACTCCGCGTTCGAATCCGGCAACGTACACGGGTGCCTTCACCCCGATCCGCGACTGGTTCGCCGGTCTGCCCGAGGCCAAAGCCCGCGGCTACAAGCCGGGTCGCTTCAGCTTCAACGTCAAGGGCGGGCGCTGCGAGGCCTGCCAGGGCGATGGCGTGATCAAGATCGAGATGCATTTCCTGCCCGATGTCTACGTCACCTGCGAGACCTGCAAGGGCAAGCGTTATAACCGCGAAACCCTGGAAATCCGCTTCAAGGGCAAGAGCATAGCGGACGTTCTTGATATGACGGTCGAGGACGCGCAGGACTTTTTCAAGGCGGTGCCGTCGATCCGGGAAAAGATGGACGCGCTGATGCAGGTCGGGCTTGGGTACATCAAGGTCGGCCAGCAGGCGACCACGCTATCGGGCGGCGAGGCGCAACGGGTGAAGCTGTCGAAGGAACTGGCGAAACGTTCGACCGGGCGGACGCTCTACATCCTCGACGAACCCACGACGGGGCTGCATTTCGAGGATGTGCGCAAGCTGCTCGAAGTGCTCCACGAACTGGTCGAACAGGGCAACACGGTCGTGGTGATCGAACACAACCTGGATGTCATCAAGACCGCCGACTGGATCATCGATATCGGCCCCGAGGGCGGCGATGGCGGCGGCGAGATCGTCGCGACCGGCACGCCCGAAGACGTGGCCGAGGTCGAGCGCAGCCATACCGGCCGCTATCTCGGCCCGATGCTCAAGGCGCGCAAGGTCGCAGCCGAGTAG
- a CDS encoding ABC transporter ATP-binding protein: MADLKLTDVGKTYGGTVEVLKDINLDIKTGELIVFVGPSGCGKSTLLRMIAGLEKITGGTLEIDGTVVNDVPPAQRGIAMVFQSYALYPHMTVRENMSFALKIAKKSKAEIDAAVDRAAKMLQLDPYLDRLPKALSGGQRQRVAIGRSIVRDPKVYLFDEPLSNLDAALRVATRIEIAQLKEQMPDSTMIYVTHDQVEAMTLASRIVVLANKGVAQVGSPLELYERPNGEFVAQFIGSPAMNLIPGEVVQTGQQTRVKLAGGGEALSNYPTTDTDMGLKVNVGVRPEDCIEVEGEGPWFYEGLVNITEALGEVTLLYFAPEPGRDAVIAKLPGIHVDVRGKTVRLGADASKVHLFADGRSLLYR; encoded by the coding sequence ATGGCGGACCTGAAGCTGACGGATGTCGGCAAGACCTATGGCGGCACTGTCGAGGTGCTCAAGGACATCAACCTGGACATCAAGACCGGCGAACTGATCGTGTTCGTCGGCCCGTCTGGTTGCGGCAAGTCCACGCTTCTGCGGATGATCGCGGGGCTGGAAAAGATCACCGGCGGCACCCTGGAGATCGACGGGACCGTGGTCAACGACGTGCCCCCGGCGCAGCGCGGCATCGCCATGGTGTTCCAGTCCTACGCGCTTTACCCGCACATGACGGTGCGCGAGAACATGTCGTTCGCCCTGAAGATCGCCAAGAAATCAAAGGCCGAGATCGACGCAGCGGTGGACCGGGCGGCCAAGATGCTGCAACTCGACCCCTATCTCGACCGCCTGCCCAAGGCCTTGTCGGGCGGCCAGCGCCAACGCGTCGCAATCGGCAGGTCGATCGTGCGCGATCCCAAGGTCTACCTGTTCGACGAACCGCTGTCGAACCTCGACGCGGCGCTGCGCGTCGCCACACGGATCGAGATCGCGCAACTCAAGGAACAGATGCCTGACTCGACGATGATCTACGTCACCCACGACCAGGTCGAGGCGATGACGCTGGCGTCCCGCATCGTCGTGCTGGCCAACAAGGGCGTGGCCCAGGTCGGCAGCCCGCTCGAGTTGTACGAACGGCCCAACGGCGAATTCGTGGCGCAGTTCATCGGCAGTCCGGCGATGAACCTGATCCCCGGCGAAGTCGTGCAGACCGGTCAGCAGACCCGTGTGAAGCTTGCCGGGGGCGGCGAAGCGCTGTCGAACTATCCCACGACCGATACCGACATGGGCCTGAAGGTCAATGTCGGGGTGCGACCCGAAGATTGCATCGAGGTGGAAGGCGAAGGGCCCTGGTTCTACGAAGGGCTGGTCAACATCACCGAAGCGCTCGGCGAGGTGACGCTTTTGTATTTCGCACCCGAACCGGGGCGCGACGCAGTGATCGCCAAGCTGCCCGGTATCCATGTCGACGTGCGTGGCAAGACCGTGCGCCTGGGGGCGGACGCCTCGAAGGTCCACCTCTTCGCTGACGGTCGGTCCTTGCTGTATCGGTGA
- a CDS encoding alpha-glucosidase, which yields MATAVAQAVDKDWWRGAVIYQIYPRSFQDSNGDGIGDLKGITQRLPYVASLGVDAIWISPFFTSPMEDFGYDVSDYCDVDPMFGTLSDFDVLLDTAHKLGLKVMIDLVLSHTSDKHPWFAESRASRDNPKADWYVWADPKPDGTPPNNWLSIFGGPAWQWDGRREQYYLHNFLTSQPDLNFHNPDVQDALLDVVRFWLDRGVDGFRLDTINFYFADKQLRDNPPLPVEMRDSSIAPRVNPYNHQHHIHSKNQPENLEFLRRFRAVLDEYPAATAVGEVGDAQRGLEIMGEYTAGDDKVHMCYSFEFLSGHAPTADRFSEVMARVDEVVSEGWACWAFSNHDVIRHASRWDLTPAAQRALATLMMCLRGSICIYQGEELGLPEADVAFEDLQDPYGIEFWPEFKGRDGCRTPMVWENSNQNGGFSEGRPWLPVSHAHLPLSVAAQESNPAALLHHYRRAIAFRKAHPSLVKGAHSPMKRVGTAVTFTRSHDDETLFCAVNLSVDPCIVDMPEGVWHQVGQELGSAGPGPDGKLHLGPWQPALLLRGR from the coding sequence ATGGCAACGGCCGTCGCGCAGGCCGTGGACAAGGATTGGTGGCGCGGGGCGGTGATCTACCAGATCTATCCGCGCAGCTTCCAGGACAGCAATGGCGACGGGATCGGTGATCTGAAGGGCATCACCCAGCGGCTGCCCTATGTCGCCTCACTGGGCGTGGATGCGATCTGGATATCGCCCTTCTTCACCTCGCCGATGGAGGATTTCGGCTATGACGTCAGCGATTATTGCGACGTCGACCCGATGTTCGGCACGCTGTCGGATTTCGATGTGCTGCTGGACACCGCCCACAAGCTGGGTCTCAAGGTGATGATCGATCTCGTGCTGTCCCATACCTCGGACAAGCACCCCTGGTTCGCGGAAAGTCGCGCCAGCCGGGACAACCCCAAGGCCGACTGGTATGTCTGGGCCGACCCCAAGCCCGATGGAACACCGCCCAACAACTGGCTGTCGATCTTCGGCGGGCCGGCCTGGCAATGGGACGGCCGGCGCGAACAGTATTACCTGCACAACTTCCTGACCTCGCAGCCCGATCTGAATTTTCACAATCCGGACGTGCAGGACGCACTGCTGGACGTCGTGCGGTTCTGGCTGGATCGCGGCGTCGACGGATTCCGCCTGGATACGATCAATTTCTATTTCGCCGACAAGCAGTTGCGCGACAATCCTCCACTCCCGGTCGAGATGCGCGATTCCTCGATCGCGCCGCGGGTGAACCCCTACAACCACCAGCATCACATCCATTCCAAGAACCAGCCGGAAAACCTGGAATTCCTGCGCCGGTTCCGCGCGGTGCTGGATGAATATCCCGCCGCCACGGCCGTGGGCGAGGTTGGCGATGCGCAGCGCGGCCTCGAGATCATGGGCGAATACACCGCCGGGGACGACAAGGTGCACATGTGCTATTCCTTCGAGTTCCTGTCCGGCCACGCGCCGACCGCGGATCGGTTCTCCGAGGTCATGGCACGTGTGGACGAAGTGGTTTCCGAGGGCTGGGCCTGTTGGGCGTTCTCGAACCATGACGTGATCCGCCATGCTTCCCGTTGGGATCTGACGCCGGCGGCGCAGCGCGCACTGGCGACGCTGATGATGTGCTTGCGCGGGTCGATCTGCATCTACCAGGGCGAAGAACTGGGCCTGCCCGAGGCCGATGTCGCCTTCGAAGACCTGCAGGATCCCTACGGCATCGAATTCTGGCCGGAATTCAAGGGCCGGGACGGCTGCCGCACGCCGATGGTCTGGGAGAACAGCAATCAGAACGGCGGCTTTTCCGAGGGCCGCCCGTGGCTGCCTGTCAGCCACGCGCATCTGCCGCTGTCCGTCGCCGCGCAGGAATCCAACCCGGCGGCGCTGCTGCATCATTACCGGCGGGCGATCGCGTTCCGCAAGGCGCATCCGAGCCTGGTCAAGGGCGCGCATTCGCCGATGAAACGGGTCGGCACCGCGGTGACCTTCACGCGAAGCCACGACGACGAGACGCTGTTCTGCGCAGTGAACCTGAGCGTCGATCCCTGCATCGTCGACATGCCCGAAGGCGTCTGGCATCAGGTCGGGCAGGAATTGGGCAGTGCCGGGCCGGGTCCGGACGGAAAGCTGCATCTGGGGCCGTGGCAACCGGCCCTTTTGTTGCGCGGACGCTGA
- a CDS encoding carbohydrate ABC transporter permease — protein MDNIAGSKSSLTWAVHISVAFLVLLWLTPTLGLFVSSFRTVDQIQASGWWKAPFATEQNLTLRTASPDTAVRQGDLFIIEGNVFDEDARGEIASWGISSRDINAFQPGETADLRREGRVTLQANGDYRLENDGPFEGSRGVRLFATAEVPPELTLENYETVLSSGRGNDNMAKAFFNTLTVTIPATIIPIVVAAFAAFALAWMDFPGRAILIACVVGLLVVPLQLALIPLLKLHLGIGIGKGYLGVWLAHTGFGLPLAIYLLRNYMVGLPRDIIENARVDGATDFQIFTKIILPLSFPALASFAIFQFLWTWNDLLVAKVFLIDSTGQTTVMTNQIVELLGTRGGNWEILATAAFVSIAVPLLVFFAMQKYLVRGLLAGSVK, from the coding sequence ATGGACAACATAGCCGGTTCGAAATCCAGCCTGACCTGGGCAGTGCATATCTCGGTGGCGTTTCTCGTCCTGCTGTGGCTGACGCCAACCCTGGGGCTGTTCGTCTCATCCTTCCGCACGGTCGACCAGATCCAGGCCTCGGGATGGTGGAAGGCACCCTTTGCCACCGAACAGAACCTGACCCTGCGCACGGCCAGCCCGGACACCGCCGTCCGGCAGGGCGACCTGTTCATCATCGAAGGCAACGTCTTTGACGAAGACGCACGCGGCGAAATCGCGTCCTGGGGGATCAGTTCGCGCGATATCAACGCCTTTCAACCGGGGGAAACCGCCGATCTGCGCCGAGAGGGTCGGGTGACCTTGCAGGCCAATGGCGATTATCGCCTGGAAAACGACGGTCCGTTCGAAGGCAGCCGCGGTGTCCGCCTGTTCGCGACCGCCGAGGTTCCGCCCGAACTGACGCTTGAGAACTACGAGACCGTGCTGAGCTCGGGCCGCGGCAACGACAACATGGCCAAGGCGTTCTTCAACACGCTGACCGTGACCATCCCCGCCACGATCATCCCGATCGTCGTGGCGGCTTTTGCCGCCTTCGCGCTGGCCTGGATGGATTTCCCCGGCCGCGCGATCCTGATCGCCTGCGTGGTCGGGCTGCTGGTCGTGCCGCTGCAACTGGCGCTGATCCCGCTGCTCAAGCTTCACCTGGGAATCGGCATCGGCAAGGGCTATCTCGGCGTCTGGCTGGCGCATACCGGGTTCGGCCTGCCGCTGGCAATCTACCTGTTGCGCAATTACATGGTCGGTCTGCCGCGCGACATCATCGAAAACGCCCGCGTCGACGGTGCGACCGACTTTCAGATCTTCACCAAGATCATCCTGCCGCTGTCCTTTCCGGCGCTGGCCAGCTTTGCCATCTTCCAGTTCCTCTGGACATGGAATGACCTGCTGGTGGCCAAGGTGTTCCTGATCGACAGCACCGGGCAGACCACCGTGATGACCAACCAGATCGTCGAGCTTCTGGGCACCCGCGGCGGCAACTGGGAAATTCTGGCCACGGCGGCCTTCGTGTCCATCGCGGTGCCGCTGCTGGTCTTCTTCGCAATGCAGAAATACCTCGTGCGCGGCCTGCTGGCCGGCTCGGTGAAATAA
- a CDS encoding carbohydrate ABC transporter permease, producing MHPAILGLTTIVLGVGGCLAYFYLSNQFLDKVLFPASGPHAGRNINRANMIRPWLFLFPAIFALGLYLAYPVFETLRLSLTDRDEGGAFIGLANYSQMMSEPKFWEAMRNNMLWLVVVPAASTALGLLVAQLTDRIRWGNFAKSLIFMPMAISFVGAAVIWKLVYDARPEGTDQIGMLNALYIFFGGDMPQTWLTIPFWNNFFLMVVLVWIQTGFAMVILSAALRGIPEETIEAAIVDGANPFQIFFKIKVPQIMGTIVVVWTTITITVLKVFDIVFAMTNGQWETQVLANYMYDKLFRANDWGVGSAAAMVIMLLVTPILVWNVYNARKEMR from the coding sequence ATGCATCCAGCCATTCTGGGACTGACGACCATCGTATTGGGCGTGGGCGGCTGCCTTGCCTATTTTTACCTGTCGAACCAGTTTCTCGACAAGGTTCTGTTCCCCGCAAGCGGGCCGCATGCGGGGCGCAACATCAACCGCGCCAACATGATCCGGCCCTGGCTGTTCCTGTTTCCCGCGATCTTCGCGCTTGGGCTCTACCTGGCCTATCCGGTGTTCGAGACACTGCGCCTGTCGCTGACCGACCGCGACGAGGGTGGCGCCTTCATCGGGTTGGCGAACTACTCCCAGATGATGAGCGAGCCGAAATTCTGGGAAGCGATGCGCAACAACATGCTGTGGCTGGTCGTGGTGCCCGCCGCATCGACCGCGCTTGGCCTGCTGGTCGCGCAGCTGACCGACCGTATCAGGTGGGGCAACTTCGCCAAGTCGCTGATCTTCATGCCGATGGCGATCTCGTTCGTCGGGGCTGCGGTGATCTGGAAGCTGGTCTATGACGCCCGCCCTGAAGGCACCGACCAGATCGGCATGCTGAATGCGCTCTACATCTTCTTTGGTGGCGACATGCCGCAAACCTGGCTGACCATTCCGTTCTGGAACAACTTTTTCCTGATGGTGGTCCTGGTCTGGATCCAGACCGGTTTCGCCATGGTGATCCTGTCGGCGGCGCTGCGCGGCATCCCCGAGGAAACGATCGAGGCGGCCATCGTCGACGGCGCGAACCCGTTCCAGATCTTCTTCAAGATCAAGGTGCCCCAGATCATGGGCACGATCGTGGTGGTCTGGACAACGATCACCATCACCGTGCTCAAGGTCTTCGACATCGTCTTTGCAATGACCAACGGGCAATGGGAAACGCAGGTCCTGGCCAACTACATGTACGACAAGCTGTTCCGCGCCAATGACTGGGGCGTCGGGTCGGCCGCGGCCATGGTCATCATGCTGCTGGTGACGCCGATCCTGGTCTGGAACGTCTACAACGCCCGCAAAGAAATGCGCTGA
- a CDS encoding ABC transporter substrate-binding protein yields MKRTILTGVAAAALFAGQAPAGGHLAFAPGDGPFNWDSYNAWADSAPDLSGQTITIAGPWLTPEDGFLENMLAYFEEATGADVIYTGSDSFEQQILIDAEAGSPPNIAVFPQPGLAAGMAAKGQLSPLADGMGDWVAENYAAGQSWVDLGTYPDASGNPQMYGFFFNVNVKSLVWYNPENFEDAGYEVPTTMEELKALTEQIVADGETPWCIGLGSGAATGWPATDWVEDLMLRTQSPDVYDQWTRNEIPFDDPRVIAAIEEFGWFARDDAKVSGGAGAVATTDFRESPNGLFTSPPQCYMHRQASFVPAFFPEDVEFGVDTDFFYMPAFADKDLGNPVLGGGTLMAITDPSDGATALMEFLKQPIAHEIMMAQTGFLTPHKGVNLDAYKDDTLRGLGEILLGATTFRFDGSDLMPGAVGQGSFWTGMVDYVGGKDAAAVAAEIQASWDAAK; encoded by the coding sequence ATGAAACGCACCATTCTTACAGGCGTGGCCGCGGCCGCGCTTTTCGCAGGTCAGGCGCCGGCCGGCGGCCACCTTGCCTTTGCGCCCGGCGACGGCCCGTTCAACTGGGACAGCTACAATGCCTGGGCCGATTCGGCGCCCGATCTCAGCGGGCAGACGATCACCATCGCGGGCCCCTGGCTGACACCGGAAGACGGCTTTCTGGAAAACATGCTGGCCTATTTCGAAGAGGCCACCGGCGCCGACGTGATCTATACCGGTTCGGACAGCTTCGAGCAGCAAATCCTGATCGACGCCGAAGCCGGCTCGCCGCCGAACATCGCCGTCTTCCCGCAACCGGGCCTGGCTGCCGGAATGGCCGCCAAGGGCCAGCTTTCTCCGCTGGCCGACGGCATGGGCGACTGGGTCGCGGAAAACTATGCCGCGGGTCAATCCTGGGTCGATCTGGGCACTTACCCGGATGCCAGCGGCAACCCGCAGATGTACGGCTTTTTCTTCAACGTGAACGTCAAGTCGCTGGTCTGGTACAACCCCGAGAATTTCGAGGATGCGGGCTATGAGGTTCCGACCACGATGGAAGAGCTCAAGGCGCTGACCGAACAGATCGTCGCCGATGGCGAAACGCCCTGGTGCATCGGCCTGGGTTCGGGTGCCGCGACCGGCTGGCCGGCGACCGACTGGGTCGAGGACCTGATGCTGCGCACCCAGTCGCCGGATGTCTACGACCAGTGGACACGCAACGAGATCCCGTTCGACGATCCGCGCGTGATCGCCGCGATCGAGGAATTCGGCTGGTTCGCGCGCGACGACGCCAAGGTCTCGGGCGGCGCCGGCGCGGTGGCCACCACCGACTTCCGTGAAAGCCCCAACGGTTTGTTCACGTCGCCGCCGCAATGCTACATGCACCGCCAGGCATCGTTCGTGCCGGCCTTCTTCCCCGAGGATGTGGAATTCGGCGTCGACACCGATTTCTTCTACATGCCGGCCTTCGCCGACAAGGACCTGGGCAACCCGGTTCTGGGTGGTGGCACGCTGATGGCGATCACCGATCCGTCGGATGGCGCGACGGCGCTGATGGAATTCCTCAAGCAGCCCATCGCGCATGAGATCATGATGGCGCAGACCGGATTCCTGACCCCGCACAAAGGCGTGAACCTCGACGCCTACAAGGACGACACGCTGCGCGGCCTGGGTGAGATCCTGCTGGGCGCGACCACCTTCCGCTTCGACGGCTCGGACCTGATGCCGGGCGCCGTCGGACAGGGGTCGTTCTGGACCGGCATGGTGGACTATGTCGGCGGCAAGGACGCCGCCGCCGTGGCTGCCGAAATCCAGGCATCCTGGGACGCCGCTAAGTAA
- a CDS encoding substrate-binding domain-containing protein, with amino-acid sequence MNLKELAEHLKLSQTTVSRALNGFPEVSEKTRARVIAAARDMNYSPNARAKGLATGRALAIGHVIPVSTRHEMVNPVFGDFIAGAGETYAASGYDMLLSLVDDKDETALYRKIRARGSVDGIIVHGPRMDDARIALLSELGLPFVVHGRASNVTAPYSWLDINNGRAFRRATEFLLDLGHRRIALVNGLERMDFAHRRREAYTDVLRNRGLSVDPALMRSDEMTESYGFRSASEMLDGADPPTAFLASSMITAIGIRRALHDRGLVMGRDVSVLTHDDDLGYLKNTTEVPIFTATRSSVREAGRRVAEMLLSLIANPGSGPIHELMEADLIIGASTGPAPA; translated from the coding sequence ATGAACCTGAAAGAGCTCGCGGAACATCTGAAACTGTCGCAGACCACGGTCAGCCGGGCGCTGAACGGCTTTCCGGAGGTGAGCGAAAAGACCCGCGCCCGGGTCATCGCCGCGGCGCGAGACATGAACTACAGCCCGAATGCCCGCGCCAAGGGGCTGGCCACCGGGCGTGCGCTGGCGATCGGCCACGTGATCCCGGTCTCGACCCGGCACGAGATGGTCAACCCGGTCTTCGGCGATTTCATCGCGGGCGCCGGTGAGACCTATGCAGCGTCGGGCTATGACATGCTGCTCAGCCTCGTCGACGACAAGGACGAAACGGCGCTCTATCGCAAGATCCGCGCGCGCGGGTCGGTCGATGGCATCATCGTGCACGGCCCGCGTATGGACGACGCCCGGATCGCCCTGCTGAGCGAACTGGGCCTGCCCTTTGTCGTGCATGGCCGTGCCTCGAACGTGACCGCGCCCTATTCCTGGCTGGACATCAACAACGGCCGGGCGTTTCGGCGCGCAACGGAATTCCTGCTGGATCTCGGCCACCGCCGGATCGCGCTGGTCAACGGGCTCGAGCGGATGGACTTCGCCCATCGCCGCCGCGAAGCCTATACCGACGTCTTGCGCAACCGCGGCCTGAGCGTCGATCCGGCGCTGATGCGCAGCGACGAGATGACCGAATCCTATGGCTTCCGGTCAGCCAGCGAGATGCTCGATGGCGCCGACCCGCCCACCGCGTTCCTGGCGTCGTCGATGATCACCGCCATCGGCATCCGTCGCGCCCTGCACGACCGCGGGCTGGTGATGGGACGCGACGTGTCGGTGCTGACCCATGACGACGATTTGGGTTACCTGAAGAACACGACCGAAGTGCCGATCTTCACCGCCACGCGGTCTTCGGTGCGCGAAGCGGGGCGGCGCGTGGCCGAAATGCTGCTGTCTTTGATCGCCAATCCCGGTTCGGGACCGATACACGAATTGATGGAAGCCGACCTGATCATCGGGGCGTCGACCGGCCCCGCGCCGGCATGA